One window of Neptuniibacter halophilus genomic DNA carries:
- the epmB gene encoding EF-P beta-lysylation protein EpmB, with translation MNSFPDITQLPATEEWQQLLSNTIDEPEALLRELDLPLSLLDGADQGARLFALKVPRPFLQRMEKGNPNDPLLRQVLPLEAETLEIRGYVTDPLAEMAANHSDGLIHKYKGRVLLILSGACAVNCRYCFRRHFPYADNRLGSEQWNKVLDYLRADDSISEVIFSGGDPLATSDSRLQRMIGDLEQIPHLRRLRIHSRLPVVIPQRVTARLCQMLEQSRFDTALVLHANHANELDRNVAKAAARLKQANVTLLNQAVLLKGVNESVSAQAALSETLFSMGILPYYLFTLDPVQGAAHFDIPDQQAIALHAELQTLLPGYLVPRLAREIPGRASKTLLHD, from the coding sequence ATGAATTCTTTTCCAGACATCACTCAGCTTCCGGCAACGGAGGAGTGGCAGCAGCTACTCAGCAACACCATTGATGAACCTGAAGCACTCCTGCGCGAGCTCGACCTGCCGCTGTCTCTGCTGGATGGTGCCGATCAGGGCGCGCGTTTATTTGCGCTGAAGGTACCCCGTCCGTTTCTGCAGCGAATGGAGAAAGGCAATCCCAACGACCCGTTGTTGCGTCAGGTACTGCCGCTGGAGGCGGAAACACTGGAAATCCGTGGCTATGTTACCGATCCGCTGGCGGAGATGGCCGCCAACCACAGCGACGGGCTGATCCACAAGTACAAAGGCCGGGTACTGCTGATTCTCAGTGGCGCCTGCGCAGTCAACTGCCGTTACTGTTTCCGCCGTCACTTCCCCTATGCCGATAACCGTCTCGGCAGCGAACAGTGGAACAAAGTGCTCGATTACCTGCGTGCTGATGACAGCATCAGCGAAGTGATTTTCTCCGGCGGCGATCCTCTGGCCACCAGCGACAGTCGGCTGCAGCGGATGATCGGCGATCTGGAGCAGATTCCTCACCTGCGCCGCCTGCGCATTCACAGCCGGCTGCCGGTTGTTATCCCGCAGCGGGTCACAGCCCGGCTCTGTCAGATGCTTGAGCAGAGCCGGTTTGATACCGCTCTGGTACTGCATGCCAACCACGCCAATGAGCTGGACCGGAACGTGGCTAAGGCTGCCGCTCGTCTGAAGCAGGCGAACGTCACCCTGCTCAATCAGGCCGTCTTGCTGAAAGGCGTGAATGAAAGCGTGAGCGCACAGGCAGCCCTCAGCGAAACCCTGTTCAGTATGGGCATACTGCCCTACTACCTGTTTACCCTCGACCCGGTACAGGGTGCGGCTCATTTTGATATTCCTGATCAGCAGGCGATTGCCCTGCATGCCGAGCTACAGACCCTGCTGCCGGGCTATCTGGTGCCGCGTCTGGCCCGGGAGATACCGGGGCGCGCTTCCAAAACCCTGCTGCACGACTGA
- a CDS encoding amino acid--tRNA ligase-related protein, translated as MNSWQPSASIEMLHKRAELFSYIRDFFRQRQVLEVDTPVLSQCAVSDPFIDSIEVSYRPTLAHDAQTMYLQTSPEYAMKRLLAAGSGAIYQMGKVYRNGEYGGRHNPEFTMLEWYRPGFDDARLMDEVEALIGPLLALKSVPRVRYSDLFQRYLGFRPEEAELEQLISVTREHIDIQMDDSDPDSWLNLLMSHVIEPQLAELDAVFVTDYPASQAALAQARGCGRGAGGGPV; from the coding sequence ATGAATTCGTGGCAACCCTCGGCCAGCATTGAGATGCTGCACAAACGCGCTGAGCTGTTCAGCTACATTCGTGATTTCTTCCGCCAGCGTCAGGTGCTGGAGGTTGACACTCCGGTGCTGTCGCAGTGTGCGGTCAGTGACCCCTTTATCGATAGTATTGAGGTGAGTTATCGGCCAACGCTGGCCCATGATGCGCAGACAATGTATCTGCAGACCTCACCGGAGTATGCAATGAAGCGGCTTCTGGCTGCGGGAAGTGGGGCGATCTATCAGATGGGCAAAGTCTATCGCAATGGTGAGTACGGAGGTCGGCACAATCCTGAATTTACCATGCTGGAGTGGTATCGGCCCGGTTTTGACGATGCCCGCCTGATGGATGAAGTGGAGGCGCTGATCGGGCCTCTGCTGGCGCTGAAGTCTGTTCCCCGGGTTCGCTACAGTGATCTGTTTCAGCGTTATCTGGGGTTTCGCCCGGAGGAGGCTGAACTGGAGCAACTGATCAGCGTGACCCGTGAACATATCGATATCCAGATGGATGATTCTGATCCGGATAGCTGGCTGAACCTGCTGATGTCTCATGTGATAGAGCCGCAACTGGCTGAGCTGGATGCTGTGTTTGTCACGGATTACCCTGCCTCTCAGGCAGCGCTGGCCCAGGCGCGAGGGTGCGGACGGGGTGCCGGTGGCGGCCCGGTTTGA
- a CDS encoding DUF1820 family protein — MAKEDRIYRVIFVNQDQVFELYAKHVYQSDMWGFLEIEEFVFGNRSELLIDPGEEKLKNQFAGVKRSYIPSHAVIRIDEVEQEGIAKVSEAKGTITAFPLTPAPKKD; from the coding sequence ATGGCTAAAGAAGATCGTATCTACCGTGTGATCTTTGTGAATCAGGATCAGGTATTTGAGCTCTATGCTAAACATGTCTACCAGAGTGATATGTGGGGCTTTCTGGAAATTGAAGAGTTTGTCTTTGGTAATCGTTCCGAGTTACTGATCGACCCGGGTGAAGAGAAGCTGAAGAATCAGTTTGCCGGCGTTAAGCGCTCATATATCCCCAGCCATGCTGTGATCCGCATTGATGAAGTCGAGCAGGAAGGGATCGCTAAGGTTTCCGAAGCGAAAGGCACCATCACTGCGTTTCCGCTGACTCCGGCGCCGAAAAAAGATTAA
- a CDS encoding PhoH family protein, with product MTTAQSIKLTLEPENAEFLANLCGPFNEHMKMLEKRLGIEIRNHGNHFQLLGDMQVISEVSDMLESLYADAREDKRLTPEQIHLLIQQSGLEQAISHQKIEDTDISIRTKKALIRPRGENQQGYVRSILQHDINFGIGPAGTGKTYLAVACAVDALEREEVDRILLVRPAVEAGEKLGFLPGDLSQKVDPYLRPLYDALYEMLGFERVGKLIERNVIEVAPLAYMRGRTLNNSFVILDESQNTTREQMKMFLTRIGFGSTAVITGDITQVDLPKGTQSGLIHAMQVLDGVKDIGFTRFTAKDVVRHPLVQHIVRAYDRFEQRQNKD from the coding sequence TTGACCACAGCACAATCGATCAAACTGACTCTGGAACCGGAAAACGCGGAATTCCTCGCCAACCTGTGCGGCCCGTTCAATGAACATATGAAGATGCTGGAAAAGCGTCTCGGGATTGAGATCCGTAACCACGGCAACCACTTTCAGTTGCTGGGCGACATGCAGGTCATCAGCGAAGTCTCCGACATGCTCGAGAGCCTTTATGCCGATGCCCGTGAGGATAAGCGCCTGACCCCTGAACAGATCCATCTGCTGATCCAGCAGAGTGGACTCGAACAGGCGATCAGCCATCAGAAGATTGAAGACACGGATATCAGCATCCGCACGAAAAAAGCCCTGATCCGCCCGCGCGGTGAAAACCAGCAGGGATATGTCCGCTCTATTCTGCAACACGATATCAACTTCGGCATCGGCCCTGCCGGTACCGGTAAAACCTATCTGGCCGTCGCCTGTGCCGTGGATGCGCTGGAACGGGAAGAGGTTGACCGCATTCTGCTGGTGCGTCCGGCGGTTGAAGCCGGCGAAAAGCTCGGCTTCCTGCCCGGCGATCTGAGTCAGAAGGTTGACCCCTATCTGCGCCCGCTGTACGACGCACTTTACGAGATGCTCGGCTTTGAGCGGGTTGGCAAGCTGATCGAGCGCAATGTTATTGAAGTGGCTCCGCTGGCGTATATGCGCGGCCGCACCCTGAACAACTCGTTCGTGATTCTGGATGAAAGCCAGAATACTACCCGCGAACAGATGAAGATGTTCCTCACCCGTATCGGCTTTGGCTCAACCGCGGTGATCACCGGCGACATCACTCAGGTAGATCTGCCTAAGGGAACCCAGTCGGGCCTGATCCACGCGATGCAGGTGCTGGACGGCGTGAAGGATATCGGCTTTACCCGCTTCACCGCCAAAGATGTGGTACGCCACCCGCTGGTGCAGCATATCGTGCGCGCCTATGATCGTTTTGAACAACGTCAGAACAAGGACTGA
- the efp gene encoding elongation factor P has translation MASFSTNQFKNGMKVMIDGDPCSMVDVEFVKPGKGQAFTRVKLRNLMSGRIWERTFKSGESVEAADVIDTSMEYSYYDGELWYFMDPNTFEQVGADENAVADAKPWLKEQDTVMVTLFNGNPISVTPANFVELEVTETDPGLKGDTAQGGSKPATLSTGAVVRVPLFINEGEVLKIDTRTGEYVSRA, from the coding sequence ATGGCTAGCTTTTCTACTAACCAGTTTAAAAACGGTATGAAAGTAATGATCGACGGCGATCCATGCTCCATGGTTGACGTTGAATTTGTAAAACCCGGTAAAGGTCAGGCCTTCACCCGGGTTAAACTGCGCAACCTGATGTCAGGTCGTATCTGGGAACGTACTTTCAAGTCCGGTGAAAGTGTGGAAGCGGCTGATGTAATCGACACCAGCATGGAATACTCCTACTACGATGGTGAACTGTGGTACTTCATGGACCCGAACACCTTCGAGCAGGTGGGTGCGGATGAAAATGCGGTGGCTGACGCGAAGCCATGGCTGAAAGAGCAGGACACGGTAATGGTGACTCTGTTCAACGGTAACCCGATCTCTGTAACGCCGGCTAACTTTGTTGAGCTGGAAGTGACTGAAACAGACCCGGGCCTGAAAGGTGATACTGCGCAGGGTGGTTCTAAACCGGCAACTCTGAGCACCGGTGCAGTGGTTCGTGTACCTCTGTTTATCAACGAAGGCGAAGTGCTGAAGATCGATACACGTACCGGTGAGTACGTTTCCCGCGCCTGA
- the miaB gene encoding tRNA (N6-isopentenyl adenosine(37)-C2)-methylthiotransferase MiaB — MAKKLFIKTHGCQMNEYDSARMADLLGESHDLELTENADEADVLLLNTCSIREKAQEKVFHQLGRWRKLKQSKPELKIGVGGCVASQEGDNILKRAPYVDMIFGPQTLHRLPEMISETDAGGVGIVDVSFPEIEKFDHLPAPKVEGAEAFVSVMEGCSKYCTFCVVPYTRGEEVSRPLDDVIAECVELSEQGVREVNLLGQNVNAYRGATHDGDTADLAELIRCVAAIEGIDRIRFTTSHPVEFSDSLIDVYAEVPELVSFLHLPVQSGSDKILMAMKRGHTALEYKSKIRRIRKVRPDIEISSDFIIGFPNETDADFEATMKLIDEIGFDNSYSFIYSRRPGTPASDLPDNIDEETKKQRLQILQSRIIQNAQQISRRMVNSTQRILVNGYSKKDPGLLSGRTENNRVVNFRCANPDLIGHFADVKIVEAYANSLVGELICSELDDTFTAKAG; from the coding sequence ATGGCGAAAAAGCTGTTTATTAAAACCCACGGCTGTCAGATGAACGAATACGACTCTGCCCGCATGGCAGATCTGCTGGGGGAAAGTCATGATCTTGAGCTGACAGAAAATGCCGATGAGGCAGACGTTTTGCTGCTCAACACCTGTTCGATCCGTGAAAAAGCTCAGGAGAAGGTGTTCCACCAGCTGGGTCGCTGGCGCAAGCTGAAACAGAGTAAGCCCGAGCTGAAGATCGGCGTGGGTGGCTGCGTAGCCAGTCAGGAAGGGGACAACATCCTTAAACGCGCCCCTTATGTGGATATGATCTTCGGCCCCCAGACTCTGCACCGCTTGCCGGAGATGATCAGTGAAACCGACGCCGGCGGTGTCGGTATCGTCGATGTATCTTTCCCTGAAATTGAGAAATTTGATCACCTGCCTGCCCCTAAAGTGGAGGGCGCAGAAGCCTTTGTATCGGTGATGGAAGGCTGTTCAAAATACTGCACTTTCTGCGTGGTGCCTTATACCCGTGGTGAAGAGGTGAGCCGCCCGCTGGATGACGTGATCGCCGAGTGCGTTGAACTCTCCGAGCAGGGCGTGCGTGAGGTCAACCTGCTGGGACAGAACGTCAACGCTTACCGCGGCGCGACGCATGATGGTGACACCGCCGATCTGGCTGAGCTGATCCGTTGCGTTGCCGCAATCGAGGGGATCGACCGTATCCGTTTCACCACCAGCCATCCGGTAGAGTTCAGCGACTCTCTGATCGACGTCTATGCTGAGGTTCCCGAGCTGGTCAGCTTCCTGCACCTGCCGGTGCAGAGTGGTTCCGACAAGATTCTGATGGCGATGAAACGCGGACACACCGCGCTGGAGTACAAATCGAAAATCCGCCGTATTCGCAAAGTACGCCCGGACATTGAGATCTCCTCTGATTTTATTATCGGCTTTCCCAACGAAACCGATGCTGATTTCGAGGCCACCATGAAACTGATCGATGAGATCGGCTTCGACAACAGTTACAGCTTTATCTACAGCCGTCGTCCGGGGACACCGGCATCAGACCTGCCGGACAACATTGACGAAGAGACCAAGAAGCAACGTCTGCAGATTCTGCAGAGCCGGATCATTCAGAACGCTCAGCAGATCAGTCGTCGCATGGTCAACAGCACCCAGCGTATTCTGGTTAACGGCTACTCGAAGAAAGACCCGGGCCTGCTTTCCGGTCGTACCGAGAACAACCGTGTGGTTAACTTCCGCTGCGCCAACCCGGACCTGATCGGCCACTTTGCCGATGTGAAGATCGTCGAAGCCTACGCCAACTCGCTGGTAGGTGAACTGATCTGTTCCGAACTGGACGATACTTTTACGGCAAAGGCGGGCTAA